The Anabrus simplex isolate iqAnaSimp1 chromosome 5, ASM4041472v1, whole genome shotgun sequence sequence AATTCTAAATTGATGCAAGCAAAACGTTGACATTCAAAGGTTCCAAAGAATGTCTGCAGAGGTTCGAGAGAAAAACAAGATGGTTTCTTGCAAGATCACGTAAACATTTGGCAGCCAATCTATTGGTGATACCGCTGATATAGAAGAGAAAACTGTTGAGTTTGCTATGGAAGTAACATTGATGAGTATAATTTTACACCAGAGCAGGTAATTAATGCAGATCAGTAAAGATTTTGTGAAGAGTTACATTCTCGGAGAACTCTTGCCATTAAGGGAGCAAACACGATTTGTGGTACCGAGAGTTTAGTTGCAGAAACCACCTGTTCATACATGGAAATGCCTGTTATTTTCATGGATATCATCCCTATTCCACACAATTATGTTATCATTTCGAAATACAGTGGGATATTTCCAACAAGCATGACACTTGAATTTCTCAGTGTGAAAGCATATGCTATCATATCATCGAACATGAAAAAACTGGATTTGAAAGTGTTCCTGGAACAAGTGTTATTTCCGGATTTGTATGACAGAAATAGACTTGTTATTGTGGTTGATTCTTCGACAGGAAATAAAGATGATGTTGAATTTCACAAGAAATTGATCCCTGCAAAATGTACTGGATTGGTGTAACCAGCGGATGCTTTCTTTTCCGCCCATTTAAACTTATGTACGGTTTATCACAGGTAAAATAGTTATCGTCTACGGTGAATTTCGTGGCAGCCTTCATTCGAAGTGCTCACTGTGAAAGTTGTTTAATTCTAGAGCACGGATTACTTATCGACCTTCATGTTTACTGAACTTGAACTGCCATGGGAGCATAGTGTGCTTTATATCCAGTATTTAAATGTTACTGAGTGCATTAGCTAGCCAATGTACAATATTCCGCCGTGTTTGGACTAATCTTCACGGGGATTCCTGTACTTACGTGTATTCATATTCTATGTTGGGCAGCTCGTATCTCCTATGTTTCTTGTCCATAAGAGCTGTAATTTGCTTGGTatgcatatttcaatattttctgtGCGACACTGGCGTGCATTTCAATGTCCCGTTGTATCGAATTGTGGTTTAAGCTTTGATTTTCATGCTTCTTTTAGCTGTAGTTTCaaaggaacacttgtaagaatattcgtGGACATATTAGCTTGCATTTGGTTTAAAAAATCAGGTTATCATAACATTTTAGTAAAACACTACAACGTAGGCCATATTCTTTGTCGCCATTGTAAGGTCTAGGACAGTATTAGCTGTAGTTGATGTGGAAGCGTCGGAAGTTAGGAAAAAGGCCGTCATCTGCTTGTTATCTTAACGATTCTCCAAGATTTCATCAGGACTAGTGGTTTCCATGTTGCATATGGCCACTGTTAAAGAAAGCAATTAAGACatagactgatgtaatacatggtagtGAGTATGAACTTCTTTGTATTCTGTACTATATTTAAGgtggctctgtttgattgcacaatAAAGCTATGTAATTAGGTGGGACTAAATTGTGACATAATAGAATGCTACACTGGCATGATAACAATGAACAAGTTTAATACGTATTGTTACATTCATGAGTACCGGAAACGTACGTCAATTTCTTTTCCGTAGGAATCTCTGTGGCACCATTTCTTGTAAATCTCATTACCAACTTACAAAGTTAACtgtacacacacattcacactaatcctaataatttaaaaaaatcatagacCAGTTCCAAATCATCTTTCATTCACGAGTACATAAATTTCCTTGCCTTGGAATACAATATGACATTCAACAACACACAAAAGATAATTCTCACTTCTGCAGCGCATTCTCTCTCCTCTTGCTTTTTAGCTTAGCGATCGTCGCTTGTCTCTTTGTTCAGCTGAGGGAGTTATTTCAACTCCTTGACTCGTAATACTGCCCCGTCCTCAAGACTGTTCCGTCCTGGATCAGTTCGCAACCAGTCTTTGATTACCCGTTAGTCAAGGAATTTGCTCTTTCGTATGGTGCTAGCCGATTTAAATGCTCCTCCTTTTTCATTCCCCTGGAATGTCTAAGGATATTATATATGAAGTCTTTGACACCTCGTACGGTCCATCCCGTGAACGTTGGAGTTTAAGTGGCAGAGCTGGCCGCATCCGTGGGTTAAAGAGAGACACCAAATCCTTGGCTTCGAACCCACCTTCAACCCGCGCGTCGTAGACATGTTTTATTCGGCCAGTAACAGCTTCTTTGTTTCTTCGATCGAGTCCGTGAATCTGACCCATTCTTTCTCTCCAACACCTCATGTAGTCATCCCCAGTCATCCAGTGCTCGCCGGGTCTACTGCCAAACTTCAGATCGCAGGGAAAACGCATCTCCCGCCTGAAGAGAACACTGGCCGGAATCTGTCCTGTCGCTTCATGGACCAGAGGCCGATATGCCATTAAAAATAATGGCAAGTGTTCATCCCAGTCAAGTTGGTTGTCGGATACAAGGTGTTTTCCAATCGTCCTGTCCATCCGTTTAGCTTTGTTGGCAAATCCGGGTACGAAACATCGCTAGTGGAAGCATAGTCCTAAGAAACTTCGGAGTTCATGAGGACAGGCCATTCTTTTGCTGCACGTATCTTCTCTGGATCTACGACTACACCGTCTTTTGAAACGACATATCCAAAATAACTTACATTTCTTCCGGAAGAAGTGGCATTTCTTTAGATTCAGCTTCAGGTTGgctacctgcagtcgcttaaaaaCTTCCTCCAGGTTCGATAGGTGTTCATCAAAGTCTTACCTATTTCAGTGAGGTCATCAAAGTAAACGAGACAGGTTTCCTACGACAGACCTCGGAGTAATGTTTCCATCAGTCTTTCAAACGTAGCTGCAGCATTGCACAGTCCAAAATTCGTAACGTGCGGTGCCAAAGTCCCGTACCAATTGAGGACGCTGTCTTCTATCTTTGGCCTCCATTTCTGCTCGCCAATATCAACTTTCCAAATCCAGTATGGAGAACACTTGAGATCCAGACAATATGTCTAGAGAGTCAATTATCCTCGGTAATGGATGTCTTTCACTATCTTGGTGTTGAACTGTCGCCAGTCCACAAAATTAGGTCGACCCGTCCTCTTTCTTTATTAAAACCACCGGTGACGTCCAGGGACTACTAGACTGTTCAGTAACACACTGCTTATACATGTCTGTCTAATCGGTTGTACATTTCCggtgtttattttatatttcacgACACTCGTCCTGAAGTACGGACAGTTCTCCATTGCGAAGACATGTTGATATTTGAAGAACATTACTTCGACTTTGACCTTTTGATCCTGCGTCATCTTAGTATGTACGATGCTTCGGTTAATTTGCAAAGGGTATCCTTCGTATTCTCCACACGTAGAATATATAATATCGGATTACAAGAGGCCACCTGAGTGCCTCTCTTCAATGATAGTGGTAAATCATTTAGATTCATCATTCTGATTGGAATAGGCCTATTAGCATTTAAACCTCTTCCCTCTAATACTGCTGGGCAGACTTCGTGTTCGGCGACGGGCTTGACAATTCCCGTCACTTCTCGTTCTATGTTGTGGATTTGACCCACATCACATTATTGCTTCTGGGATGAAGAACATCGTCTGTACTTTAGACACTTTGAAAGGTCGGACTGCTTCATCCGCGATGAAAGTCTTGATTGCGAATTTCAAGCATCCTCGTTTCAGATCCAAAGTGAGCTCAGATTTAGTCATTACATCCATGCCAAGAATAACATCTTGTGTGACATGAGCCATTATTACTCGATGTTCTATCAACTTGCTCCTCTGCCCGATGTAGAATTATTTCTCGCTGTACGTGTTCACTTGGTCTTCGGTTGCGGTTTTCTTAAAATTGTCGTAGGTTTCAGGTCTTCTTCTACGGTGTCCTTGACTACGTGGGTTTGGCCAAGATGTCCAGAAGCGAAGTACGAACAAAACCATTCACTTATCCGTCGACAAAAATACTGTCTAACCGACGCACATGTGAAATTATATGTACCACCTTTCTCGGGGTAGGAGGGCTGACACGTGGTGCTTGCCCTTTAGCACCGGCCCTTTGTAGTTTTCCTGAAACTTTGAGTCTTTATGGCAGCGGCTACTGATATGCCCAAGCTCACCACAACTCCAAGAGCGAATCTCCCGCCTTCGAAGTTGTCCATCCTCATTGGAGTGGGTTATCAAACACTCCCCTCTACCTTTCCGACTGGAGGTCCCTCTTCATCCAGCCGTCGAAGCTGCTGTAGATTTGAGGTCTGGGtagcagtttcgaattaaaatGCATGAGCCACCGCATTATCTAACCTATTTGGGTGCGTCAGACGAAGAGCTCGTTGCAATTCTTTCTCAGATATATCCATTAAAAGGGACTCTACAGGGTTTTAGCTGTTATATGAAATCGTTTGTAGGTGAATGATAAGTTTTAGAAGAAAGACACGCGATGTCTGCATAAAATACTTGTTGTGTCTCGCCACGTTTCAGACGTCTGCTAAGAATGGTAAATTTGTTGAAGTTCTTTATCACCCTATCCCATCTCTAATCGGGCCACCAGAGAATTGAAATTACTTTGCTTCCTGTCTGGAATCGCTGGGAGTATATCCAGCGCATCACCTCGCTTCGCAATATCCGAGGCAGTGACGTTTTCTTCTCTAGTGAACCCATTGGCGGCGGCTGCGACTTAAAATTGCCTTCGATACGTAGACCATGGAGATTTGCGAACATAAGGTGGTGGTTTCACATGAACCGTCCCGGCAGCATTCTCTGCTTTTTCTGAATTCAGCGATATGCCTGTTCTTTCGTATAGACTTATTTTCTGGTGATGCAAATCGGTCTTCTGCAATCGTTGTTTTACGCTCTACATCAGTTTCTAATTGTTTTAGTGCTTGATCATTTTCAGTTATCTTAGATTCTACAAATCCATATTTTTCAGCTTGTTTCTGAGAAGAACATTTCGCCATCTTTTTCTTGAATGAACTAAAATTTTCGGCTTGTGTTTTAGACCTATTTACGAACTTCTAAATTTTGCGCAAATATGTTAGCATCACCCGCCATTTCAAAATGTCTTTATCTGTATCCGTACCTTCTGCTGCTATTTCTGCTCGAAGTCGTGACCGTGAAACGGCCTTCGTTCCGGAAATATCCTCATCACGTTCTTCCAGCTCGCACTTCAGTTCGGCAACTTTTAAATAGTTCAAATTCACTTTCATCAAAGCCATCTCTCCTTGTATTGTCTTCCTTATATCATACTATCTTTTAACGGTCACGAATTTCAAAGGACTATCCCACTTCTGACACAAGTTTTTACATTCGTTGGTTCCGGTAACTTACGTGAATTTCCTTTCTGTAGCATTATTAATATCACTCTACCAAGAAAACTGTACACTGGGCGAGTTGGGCTTGcggtttggggcacgcagctgtgagcttgcattctggagttattgggttcgagccccactgtcggcagccttgaagatagttttccgtttttTCCAGTTTCACACAAGCTAATGCTTGGCCTCTtcataacgtaaggccacggccgattctttgtcactcctaggtctttcttatcgcatcgtcgccataagacttctgtgtgtcggtgcgacataaagaaaactTATTCAcgctaatactaataatattaatcaaAATAACATACAACAATACTCAAATCTCCGTTCATTCACAAGTGTATATATTTCCTTGCCTTGGCGTACAGCATGACATTCAAAACGAACGATAAATTATTATTCCCATCTCCGCCGCACATTCTGACTCTTCGAACTTTATGCATAGTGATCGTCACTTGTCTCCCTTGTCCAGCTGAGTGTGTTATAGTTGTTTGTGTCACAGTACATTATATTTAAAAAGTATTTGCCATCGTtgagcagatcttgctgactgtcggcaaagAATGCTCTCAACTTTATTACAACTTACAACACTGGGATTCTCTCAAAcgacaacaagggcttttacaaaaattaaatACACGCCTGCCACAAAACACAATGTGGTTGAATAAGATCAAATACTCCAAATCATCAGCCGTCCCTTATGAAGGAGTGTAGCCTTTTACGGATTTCAATACATAAATATTTGACAGGTGTATGAGCTTCTCCTTTCTGGTAGACTACTCCTCCTCGTTCGTTCTTTAAATGAGGTAGTCCATGAGCTCGTACATTACTAAACTGTAAGAAGAATATTGCACTTCATATTATGATGTTAAGCATTTGAGAGAAAGGAGGCAACACCTTGTAACAAGCAAATGCTTTTGAAATTGAcgactacactctgaatttgagTGAAGATGATGTTCACCCTCAGGAATTTGATGGTGATTAGTAACGAGCTCACTGCATGGGGTATTAGTAAATGAAATGTTTAGTATCCTTTCCTCTGTGTGAGACTTGTAGTGAGGTTGACTGTTGAAATATTGGTCATATGGTttcaatttgtcactgtagatgtacaatattataggttaggatccacctttcaatactccgtaataagatggtaaaaagtagttacaacctgtttaatgggaccggtttcaacacattttaagtgtcatcatcagccaatttgcgaagatcttacaacaactagcacattgaatacaggcaaaaaattaacattgtatcataacgtagcaattcagtaaatgttcaaaacacaatactgtgattattgtgttttgaacatttactgaattgctacgttatgatacaatgttaattttttgcctgtattcaatgtgctagttgttgtaagatcttcgcaaattggctgatgatgacacttaaaatgtgttgaaaccggtcccattaaacaggttgtaactactttttaccatcttattacggagtattgaaaggtggatcctaacctataatattgtacatcttatttctctattcaatacggaacaataatgaagtttttaactttaaattgtcactgtagatcgagcccAGATGTGAGCCATGCAGATCACCCACCTCCGGATGGCGGACGACATCTCAATAGACACATAGAGGTTCGTTCCGTCATTTGCGATCACTGCGGTAAGCTGTTCGGTAGCGACAGCAGCCTGTCTGAGCACGTTGTGATCCATACGGAACACTTCCTTCACGTTTGCGAAATTTGCCAGAGATGCTTTACAAATAGCAGCAAGCTGATGGTGCACATGGGGTTGCATACAAAAGAAAAGAGATTTCAGTGCTCAATATGCCTGAAAATATTCAGAAGTCCGTCGGCTTTGACAAGCCACATACGGACGCATACAGGCGAGAGGCCGTTTATTTGCAGTATTTGTGAGAAATCCTTCAGCAGGAAAGTCGATTGTAGCACGCACCTGATAAAGCACACAGGAAGGGAACCGTACGCATGCAACATTTGTGGTAAGGCCTTTAGCAGGGCAAGTGCTCTAACTATACACTTGCGGACTCATACAGGTGAAGCGCCGTTTTCATGCAATACGTGCGGGAAAGCCTTTAGACAGAAAAGTCACGTAACCAGACATCTGCAGAagcatacaggtgagaagccgtgTTACTGCAATTTGTGTGGCCAGGGCTTTAACGATAAATACGATATAACCAGACACATGCGGACCCATACAAAAGCGAGGCCATTTTCCTGCAATGTTTGTGGAAGGGCCTTTAGCCGGAGGGACCATCTTACGAAACACCTGCGAACGCATACACGAGACAGGACAATGTATTGCAATATATGTGGCAAGGGCTTTAGCCAGAAAGCCGCCTTAACCAAACACTCTCGGTTACATACAGGTTAGGAGCCATACTGGTTTCTCCCAGAATCGCACGCTGTTGAAACGTATACGGAAGCATACACGTGCTATGCTAGAAGGCATTAAAAGTGCTGAGTATTGCTATAAAATATCAATTCTTGCACCTTGAAAGTGCCCTTGGGCTCTCTCATTGGCGAGAAGCCTCACTGCTGTATGTTTCTTGGCAAGCCATTCGTTCGCCGCACCATGCTGTCCATAATAATCATAAGAATGATAAAGAAAATAATTGATTGAAACCTCTGGCTGCCGAATTGATCAAATAAAGACAGTAAGAATGAAACATTTGAAAAATTCGCGTATTTTAATAACTTCTAATATCCCACTTACTCTCATAATGAATACTCCACTCACATGCTCAGTAAGATTAAAAAATAAGGTATAAAAAATAGTCATAATTTCAGTGAAGAATCAAGAATTTAGCCACACACTTCACTTGGAGAATTTTTCATGTGCACGAGCTGATCACGCATTTTATGTGCATTAAGTGGCTTGTATCGAAATTGGACATAATAAGTaaatatattgtattttaaaatatgtttctaTTTACCATTTAAAGCTTTTTGGGTAAAAATAAGTTGCATTCCGTTTTGTTTCCCCTAAAAGCAGTAACATTTATGAAGTTCCAAGTATAATTCTTCTCTTCAGGTATTTCATACACCACAGTATGGACATCAGAGAGTCAACTTGCTAATAGGTAGAAATTTTACCTACGACGCCAATTTAACCCTGCGAAAGTCATTCACATTTTTATGTTGAAAAAGTTCACATTTACCGGTGCATTTATTAGGAATAAGGACGATTTATGGATGTTGTGTGCTCTCTATTCTGTGTTAAAAGGATTATTAACATATTAAAGCAGATGGATGATTTGAATTATTATATTCATGTccttattgtttgttttgttttgaagttCTCTACAAACGTCTTTTCCATGTTTTCTGTTTTAATTCTGTGGctttgtctgttaaaactagaATGAGTGCGGAGAAAGAcgtctctacatctacggatgttgCAGGAGAATACTtcaattcgggagcgagtgtaggtgttaaataTTCTGGTGGAAACTCATTAACTGAAGTTTTATGGAAAACCTTCCAGTTCACAATTCACGCCCCCCAAGAAGCaatccacgtgtttctagcttcttgactgaTATTGGTATGATTTCGAGGTGTTTCTTAATAGATGCATGTGTCTTTCAACTGTTTCCTTGCCAAAAGAGTTCAGGCATTAATTACTTAACTTTTTTAATATTGCTTGTAGAACAggttaaaatatgtaaaataaaagtcgaaaacatgcacaagtGCGAGATTTGAAATGTATGCCCCAATATGTTATATATATGTACTGAACCCAGTTGGTTCATGTATTTGGTATATAATTGTAAAAATTGTTTAGAAATAATATTATATGAAGCAAAGTCTGTATGGGAAGCCGGAATCATGTTCTAATCCAGCCTGCTGAATTTATAAGTCCAAGAGCGCACGTGTCAAGGTTGGCGGATATTACACAAGAACGGAGGCAATGGAATCTTCCACTCTAGAGAGAGAAGTGTAAGAGTTGGCGACAGAGCTATCCAaatctagctgatgtacccgtccttcgctacgggattctcagaaaggccGCCTTTGTGGTTTTCTACCTGAAGTCGCCAGTAGGAATGtaacaattaaaagcaatgttatcgtacaagatactcgatcaaatgaaaaacagcacattttctcactttcagcgAACAgcactaagctgccgatctaacagtcgaaGGTTCCAGTGCTGTAATGACCATACCGCAGACAGCCGTgcacacttctctgccattattccgttaaatatgcacactgctcattccagtcagtgcctcagagtagggattgaatagttcgaatgctatgatgaacccgtttgttacgtatcagtagtatcagaaaatttacgaaacAGAGCAACAGCATGCTCAAGAAAGTTATCTAACCTccaagctatttcccgccaatattcatgcaGGCTGTTATTTTCAGTACGACCGGGTGATttgggcgcgcaactgtgagcttgcatacgggaggtagtgggttgggaccccactgtcgacagccctgaagatgtttttccgtggtctcccattttcacaccaggcaaatgttggggctgtaacgtaattaaggccagagccgcttccctcccactcctagccgtttcctatcccatcgtcgccaagtgTCCTACCTGTGTCTGCActacataaagcaaatttaaaaaactcctatacagcagtaatcccatctatcggagatgagcggcagcagacacaaagcacatctcaacaaacaatggtcaatgtaatgctttgttgatcaatgttatgagctttctgtattgttggccttcacattgttttctttcgactctgtaatattagggtgttttataaaattaattatagacTAAACTGTAGTTACTTTTTCCTCGACAttgcataacgattttcattaatttatgtttacccattttctcgtggcagcgctgaaatggacttagcaaaaaatccaaattcatgaatatctccgttatcatagccggtacagtaacaatgtataagacataaattatcggaaatgtaatattatataatttagttatatactaatttgtcaataggaccactaataacaaatatttgattaTTCAATTTTAGGACGgctcctaaactgccatttcactcaaagtgattaaaattatttatggcttagattgtaccgacttattctccgactttgcataccgagtttcattTATATAggacaaataacattaatatttgagaattaaattttaggccttcccctaaactaccatttctcccgGCGTGAAAGCGATTACTTACGGCTTAGatagtagcgacttattcccggactttacataccgattttaataaaattctcttcagccgttttctcgtgatgcgtgtacatacagacagacagacagaaattattgAAAAGtaataagtgcatttccttgttagtaagcacatatccgataaataaataccattcttttaaaattctgagcaatgtaccgaTATAACTCTTATTTTAGATATATATAGATTAAGTTGGGAAGACTTCTGAACCAGCGAATCGAAGGGAGCGCGCGAGGAGCGAAGTGATGCAGTAGCAGGGACTCCAGTGGGAACACGCTCTAATATTACCTGAAATCCACTAGATGATAatatagaagaagaataagacctCCAAATTGTTAGAAAAAGTAAACTGAAATATCCTGGTTAACTcatgacatcgctatcgccgcaatacgaggttcattTACCATACTCCGCAACCATCTATATAACACTTGAAGAAacatacatcatgccacattccaaatttgttccaaacctattcctgagccttgtgatgggtaTTTCCGTCTGGCATATTagcaaacttagaagacaaaatactgtgtagttgatatactttgtccttgtggcagtctCCTCATGGGGCAAGTTGTATTAATCAATACTAATTAATTTATGTGACTACTGGAAGCAGAATATGGTGAAACTGGTCAGGGG is a genomic window containing:
- the LOC136874979 gene encoding uncharacterized protein isoform X2, translated to MDHKVKIKEEPVGLQEIASRPTSSPSADVKDELIIEEPTLDQLLPYFKEEEISSPDVSHADHPPPDGGRHLNRHIENECGERRLYIYGCCRRILQFGSECRC
- the LOC136874979 gene encoding uncharacterized protein isoform X1; translation: MDHKVKIKEEPVGLQEIASRPTSSPSADVKDELIIEEPTLDQLLPYFKEEEIMSAEKDVSTSTDVAGEYFNSGASVGVKYSGGNSLTEVLWKTFQFTIHAPQEAIHVFLAS